One stretch of Rickettsiales bacterium DNA includes these proteins:
- the aspS gene encoding aspartate--tRNA ligase, with protein sequence MHKYRTHNCNQLRKNDSGNIVRLSGWVHRKRDHGGVLFIDLRDHYGVTQLVFPQGGKINPENADKIRFESVITITGKVIERAKEAVNPKMPTGEIEVVVEDLIGESLVEDEQLPVQVNTDKEFPENTRLKYRFLDLRREKLHNNIVLRSKVISEIRSFMTGQGFMEFQTPILTASSPEGARDFLVPSRLNPGKFYALPQAPQQFKQLLMISGFDRYFQIAPCFRDEDARADRSPGEFYQLDMEMSFVTQEDVFAAVEPLMVQLFTKFGGNKKMTASPFPHIKFDDAMLKYGSDKPDLRNPLIISDATEVFRNSNFGIFAKQIETGAIVRAIPAPQTAKLGRGFFDRKNELAKELGYAGLGYIIFDDATGEGKGPIAKNLTTEQIEALKTQNNINAGDGLFFACGVKDKAAKQAGEFRKIIGEELNLLEKDVFKFCWITDFPYYEWDEEENKIIFSHNPFSMPQGGIEALQNAKTKEDLLAIKAFQYDIVCNGIELSSGAIRNHKPELMYKAFEIAGYGKEIVDEKFGGMIRAFKYGAPPHGGIAPGVDRMVMLLADEPNIREIIAFPLNQNAEDLLMNAPCFVEEKQLRELNIQLSPKAKDAVEKSKN encoded by the coding sequence ATGCATAAATATAGAACTCACAATTGCAATCAACTTCGTAAAAATGATTCGGGTAACATCGTTCGTTTATCTGGCTGGGTGCATAGAAAAAGGGATCACGGAGGCGTTCTATTCATTGATTTAAGGGATCATTACGGCGTTACGCAATTGGTTTTCCCTCAAGGTGGAAAAATCAACCCTGAAAATGCGGATAAAATCCGCTTTGAATCAGTAATTACCATCACTGGCAAAGTGATTGAGCGTGCTAAAGAAGCAGTGAACCCAAAAATGCCAACCGGTGAAATTGAAGTTGTAGTTGAAGATTTAATTGGCGAAAGCTTGGTTGAAGATGAGCAGCTTCCAGTGCAGGTAAATACTGATAAGGAATTTCCTGAAAATACTCGCCTAAAATATCGCTTCCTAGATTTGCGTCGTGAGAAATTGCATAATAATATTGTGCTTCGCTCAAAAGTTATTTCTGAGATTAGAAGTTTTATGACAGGGCAGGGTTTTATGGAATTCCAAACGCCAATCCTAACGGCATCATCGCCTGAAGGTGCTAGGGATTTCTTAGTTCCAAGCCGTTTGAATCCTGGTAAATTTTACGCCCTTCCGCAAGCTCCACAGCAATTCAAACAACTTTTAATGATAAGCGGTTTTGATAGATATTTCCAAATCGCACCTTGTTTTCGTGATGAAGATGCTCGTGCAGATCGCTCTCCGGGGGAGTTTTATCAGCTAGATATGGAAATGAGTTTCGTTACACAGGAAGATGTTTTTGCAGCCGTTGAGCCATTAATGGTGCAGTTATTCACTAAATTCGGTGGCAATAAAAAGATGACTGCAAGTCCATTCCCGCATATTAAATTTGATGATGCGATGCTGAAATATGGCTCTGATAAGCCAGATTTACGCAATCCGCTTATAATTTCTGATGCGACAGAAGTTTTCCGCAATTCTAATTTCGGTATTTTCGCAAAACAAATTGAAACTGGTGCGATAGTGCGTGCGATACCTGCGCCACAAACTGCAAAACTTGGGCGTGGTTTTTTTGATAGGAAAAATGAGCTCGCAAAAGAACTCGGTTACGCAGGTTTAGGTTATATAATTTTTGATGATGCAACCGGTGAAGGAAAAGGGCCTATAGCTAAAAATCTTACCACAGAACAAATTGAAGCACTCAAAACACAAAATAATATCAACGCGGGCGACGGTCTGTTTTTTGCGTGTGGCGTGAAAGATAAAGCCGCAAAGCAGGCTGGTGAATTCCGCAAAATTATAGGTGAAGAATTAAATCTGCTTGAAAAAGATGTTTTCAAATTCTGCTGGATTACGGATTTCCCTTATTATGAATGGGATGAGGAAGAAAACAAAATCATCTTCTCACATAATCCTTTCTCTATGCCTCAAGGTGGAATTGAAGCCTTGCAGAATGCGAAAACTAAGGAGGATTTACTTGCAATCAAAGCCTTCCAGTATGATATTGTATGTAATGGTATTGAGCTTTCAAGCGGTGCGATTCGAAATCACAAGCCAGAATTAATGTATAAAGCATTTGAAATTGCTGGTTACGGCAAGGAAATTGTTGATGAAAAATTCGGCGGAATGATCCGTGCTTTCAAATATGGTGCACCACCTCACGGCGGTATTGCCCCAGGTGTTGATAGAATGGTTATGTTGCTTGCTGATGAGCCGAATATCAGGGAAATCATCGCCTTCCCACTTAATCAAAATGCAGAAGATTTATTGATGAACGCCCCTTGCTTTGTTGAGGAAAAACAACTTCGTGAATTAAATATCCAACTCTCCCCAAAAGCAAAAGATGCAGTTGAAAAGTCAAAAAACTAA
- the trpA gene encoding tryptophan synthase subunit alpha: MRIDNKFSELKKQGKKAFICYLMASDPSENFTAEILPKIVDAGCDIIELGMPFSDPMAEGQIIQDATKRALKNNCDINKVFEIVSNFRKTNNHTPIILMGYYNPVLKYGVQKFLENSKYSGVDGFIIVDLPFEEENEFTKFSKALDLPLIRLTTPTTDENRAEKILKTASGFVYHISVSGVTGQKEAIADSVASGISKIKKYTNLPVCAGFGIKTASQAKEVAKNADGIVIGSALIKMIEENLENPKLAEEKIINFVKAIREVL; this comes from the coding sequence GTGAGAATAGATAATAAATTTTCTGAACTTAAAAAACAAGGCAAGAAAGCATTTATTTGCTATCTTATGGCATCTGACCCATCTGAGAATTTTACCGCTGAAATTCTTCCTAAGATTGTTGATGCTGGTTGTGATATAATAGAACTTGGAATGCCATTTTCTGACCCAATGGCAGAGGGGCAAATTATCCAAGATGCTACCAAAAGAGCATTAAAAAATAATTGCGATATAAATAAAGTTTTTGAAATCGTTTCAAATTTTAGAAAAACCAATAATCACACGCCAATTATTCTAATGGGATATTATAATCCAGTGCTGAAATATGGCGTGCAGAAATTTCTTGAAAACTCTAAATATTCAGGCGTTGATGGGTTTATAATCGTTGATTTGCCTTTTGAAGAAGAAAATGAATTCACTAAATTTAGTAAAGCTTTGGATTTACCTCTAATCAGGCTTACAACACCAACAACTGATGAAAACCGTGCGGAAAAAATTTTGAAAACTGCGAGTGGATTTGTATATCACATCAGCGTTTCAGGCGTTACAGGGCAGAAAGAAGCCATTGCAGATTCGGTTGCAAGCGGAATTTCAAAGATTAAGAAATATACAAATCTGCCAGTTTGTGCAGGTTTTGGAATTAAAACTGCCTCTCAAGCTAAAGAAGTTGCCAAGAACGCTGATGGCATTGTAATTGGCTCAGCACTTATAAAAATGATTGAAGAAAATCTTGAAAATCCAAAACTTGCAGAGGAAAAAATCATCAATTTTGTAAAGGCAATTAGAGAGGTTCTTTAG
- the lysA gene encoding diaminopimelate decarboxylase, whose translation MLDYKNSILHIENLAINEIAKKVGTPFYCYSKKQFENNYKEFKQNFSDYPTTICFAVKSCPNIHILKLLASLGSGADTVSQGEIIRALKAGIKPEKIVFSGVGKTKEEIKFALQKNIGQLNAESLEELEIIDKIAGLLKKKAKVSLRVNPDVDGKTHEKITTGRKHDKFGIPLEDAKKYYDSAAKLDNIKIEGIACHIGSQITDIEPFKQAFQKVAEFANTLKKRGFELKRLDLGGGVGIKYKNEETISIKDYAKAIISAVKSTGLKLFLEPGRRISGDAGILVTEVQFIKNTGERQFAILDAGMNDLARPAIYGAYHEIIQVRDKDGEKKNYDIVGPVCESSDIFGRDRKLFDLKAGELLVILNAGAYGASMASNYNTRPLIPEILVDDKKFKIIRRRQKISEIFEYE comes from the coding sequence ATGTTAGATTATAAAAATTCAATTCTACACATTGAAAATCTTGCAATAAATGAAATTGCAAAAAAAGTTGGAACACCCTTCTATTGCTATAGCAAAAAGCAATTTGAAAACAATTATAAAGAGTTCAAACAAAACTTTTCTGATTACCCAACCACAATTTGCTTTGCAGTAAAATCTTGCCCAAATATCCATATTTTGAAATTACTTGCTAGTCTTGGGAGTGGTGCGGATACGGTTTCACAGGGTGAGATTATCCGAGCTCTGAAGGCAGGCATCAAGCCTGAAAAAATTGTTTTTTCTGGTGTTGGAAAAACTAAAGAAGAAATTAAATTTGCACTACAAAAAAACATTGGTCAGTTAAATGCTGAAAGCCTAGAGGAGCTTGAAATCATTGATAAAATTGCTGGTCTACTCAAGAAAAAAGCAAAAGTTTCACTTAGGGTAAACCCTGATGTTGATGGCAAAACTCACGAAAAAATTACCACCGGCAGAAAGCACGATAAATTCGGCATTCCACTTGAAGATGCTAAGAAATATTATGATTCAGCAGCTAAGTTAGATAACATAAAAATTGAAGGCATCGCCTGCCATATCGGTAGCCAAATTACTGATATTGAGCCATTCAAACAGGCTTTCCAAAAAGTTGCAGAATTTGCGAATACTCTCAAAAAAAGAGGGTTTGAGTTAAAAAGATTGGATCTCGGCGGTGGTGTTGGAATAAAATATAAAAATGAAGAAACAATTTCTATTAAAGATTACGCAAAAGCAATAATTTCTGCGGTTAAATCAACGGGGCTTAAACTATTTTTAGAACCAGGAAGAAGAATCTCTGGTGATGCTGGAATTTTAGTTACTGAAGTTCAATTCATTAAAAATACTGGGGAAAGGCAATTCGCAATTTTAGATGCTGGAATGAATGACCTAGCAAGACCAGCAATTTACGGCGCTTATCACGAGATTATTCAGGTTAGGGATAAAGATGGTGAAAAGAAAAATTATGATATTGTTGGGCCAGTTTGTGAATCTTCTGATATTTTCGGTAGGGATAGAAAATTATTTGATCTCAAAGCTGGTGAGCTTTTAGTTATTCTAAATGCTGGTGCATATGGTGCTTCAATGGCAAGCAATTACAACACTAGACCGTTAATTCCTGAGATTTTGGTTGATGATAAAAAATTCAAAATAATTCGTCGTCGCCAAAAAATCTCAGAAATTTTTGAGTATGAGTGA
- the dnaJ gene encoding molecular chaperone DnaJ has product MADYYKILGVEKNASAEELKKAYRTLAMKYHPDKNPNDKEAEKKFKEINAAYDVLKDDKKRQTYDQFGEAGLNGGFGGGRNGGNPFDFSGGFSDIFEDLFGSFGGGGGGGRQRKASNNNRGSDLRYNLEISLEEAFKGENKQIKISTKATCDSCNGTGSEGKKEKETCGTCNGTGRIRTSQGFFMVERTCGTCGGTGYIIKNPCKKCGGEGRITKEKTLSVKIPAGVEEGMRIRLTGEGEAGVQGGQAGDLYIFISIKDHNLFSRENTDLHIAVPIKITTAILGGEIIVPCIDGSKAKLKIPAGTQQGQQFRLKAKGMPKVNSGFVGDLYVHANIQIPTSINKKQKELLEQLDATLSEEDKGFFSNVKDFFTGTDG; this is encoded by the coding sequence ATGGCTGATTATTATAAAATACTAGGCGTAGAAAAAAACGCATCTGCTGAGGAGCTTAAAAAAGCTTACCGCACGCTTGCGATGAAATATCACCCAGATAAAAACCCCAATGATAAAGAGGCTGAAAAGAAATTTAAGGAAATCAACGCTGCTTATGATGTTCTAAAAGATGATAAAAAACGCCAAACTTACGATCAATTCGGTGAGGCCGGCTTGAATGGTGGCTTTGGTGGCGGTAGAAATGGTGGCAATCCCTTTGATTTTAGTGGTGGATTTTCTGATATTTTTGAAGATTTATTTGGCAGTTTTGGCGGTGGTGGAGGTGGTGGCAGACAAAGAAAGGCCAGCAATAATAATCGCGGTTCTGACTTAAGATATAACCTAGAAATTTCACTTGAAGAAGCCTTCAAAGGTGAAAATAAACAAATTAAAATTTCAACTAAAGCAACTTGTGATTCCTGCAACGGCACAGGCAGCGAAGGCAAAAAAGAAAAGGAGACTTGCGGAACTTGCAATGGAACAGGTAGAATTCGCACCTCTCAAGGCTTCTTTATGGTGGAACGAACTTGTGGCACTTGTGGCGGCACTGGTTATATAATTAAAAATCCTTGCAAAAAATGTGGTGGTGAAGGAAGAATCACTAAAGAAAAAACCCTCTCTGTCAAAATCCCAGCAGGCGTTGAAGAAGGTATGAGAATAAGGCTCACAGGTGAAGGAGAAGCTGGCGTTCAGGGCGGTCAAGCTGGAGATTTATATATTTTCATTTCAATTAAAGATCATAATTTATTTTCTCGAGAAAATACTGATTTGCACATCGCCGTACCAATAAAAATCACGACTGCAATTTTAGGCGGTGAGATTATAGTGCCGTGTATAGATGGCTCAAAAGCGAAGCTGAAAATTCCGGCTGGCACACAGCAAGGTCAACAATTTAGGCTAAAAGCCAAGGGAATGCCGAAGGTAAATTCTGGCTTTGTGGGTGATTTATATGTTCATGCAAATATTCAAATCCCAACTAGCATCAACAAAAAACAAAAGGAGTTGTTAGAACAGCTAGATGCAACTTTATCTGAGGAAGACAAAGGCTTTTTTAGCAATGTGAAGGATTTCTTTACTGGCACAGATGGTTAA
- a CDS encoding J domain-containing protein, with product MTNPYQILEVEETSPISLIKANYRNLSAKYHPDKVGDNNENSNKKFLEITEAFRQIKLEIKSLYTFLGIDAENGGDDIRAAYFRKKEEISVGLKKGLSNAISDEQKLKKAYNLIVSELIDDNNNSQNW from the coding sequence ATGACAAATCCTTATCAAATACTTGAAGTTGAAGAAACCTCTCCCATAAGCCTTATTAAAGCAAATTATAGAAACCTATCTGCAAAATATCACCCAGATAAAGTTGGCGATAACAATGAAAATTCAAATAAGAAATTTTTGGAAATCACTGAGGCTTTCAGGCAAATAAAATTGGAAATAAAATCTCTTTACACCTTTTTAGGTATTGACGCTGAAAATGGCGGTGATGATATTCGTGCAGCTTATTTTCGTAAAAAAGAGGAAATTTCAGTTGGCCTCAAAAAAGGCTTATCAAATGCTATTTCTGATGAACAAAAACTAAAAAAAGCCTATAATTTGATTGTTAGTGAGCTTATTGATGACAATAATAACTCACAAAATTGGTAG
- the smpB gene encoding SsrA-binding protein SmpB, translating into MSSDLIVKNKKAYFDYEILEEFEAGIILQGSEVKSLRLGQCNITDAYADIITPANNEEEVWLKNLHISEYKNAGKYNHKPTRERKLLLHKREIKKLIGKIKQKGFSLIPLEIYFNPKGLVKIKVGLGRGKSKYDKRETIKEKDWQREKQRNFKNKQL; encoded by the coding sequence ATGTCTTCTGATTTAATTGTAAAAAATAAAAAAGCCTATTTTGATTATGAAATCTTAGAAGAATTTGAAGCGGGAATTATTCTTCAAGGCTCAGAAGTTAAAAGCCTGCGTTTGGGGCAATGCAACATCACTGATGCTTACGCTGATATAATCACACCCGCAAATAATGAGGAAGAAGTCTGGCTAAAAAATCTTCACATTTCCGAATATAAAAATGCTGGAAAATATAATCATAAACCCACTCGTGAAAGAAAATTACTTCTTCACAAGCGAGAAATTAAAAAATTAATTGGTAAAATAAAACAAAAAGGCTTTTCATTAATTCCACTAGAGATATATTTTAATCCTAAAGGCTTAGTTAAAATAAAGGTTGGGCTTGGCAGGGGTAAATCCAAATATGATAAAAGAGAAACTATAAAAGAAAAGGATTGGCAGAGAGAAAAGCAAAGAAACTTTAAGAATAAGCAATTATAA
- the hflC gene encoding protease modulator HflC encodes MKFTNQAKIFAFILSAIIFLIYGSVYVVEQSQQAIVLQFGKPIGEIKSKPGLYFKAPFFLQDVVKYDKRILEVNLEPKTLPDVKQKQVSVDAFIKYKITDALKFYQTVQNYNGLYQKVDSIMMASLKNTLGRIQFQDLLSEKRKSVMNEIKINVSSKAEEFGVKIVDLRIRRADLPRENLNSIFNRMIAEREKEAKEFRAEGEEQAKEIMSRAEKERTISLAEAKRKSEILRGEGDGEASKIFAESYGKDVDFFAFYRAMQAYKESLKSGDTSVVLSPDSEFLQYFRSLDQNGF; translated from the coding sequence ATGAAATTCACTAATCAAGCAAAAATTTTTGCTTTTATTTTATCTGCAATAATTTTTTTAATTTATGGCAGCGTTTATGTTGTTGAACAAAGCCAACAAGCCATTGTTTTGCAATTTGGAAAACCTATTGGTGAGATAAAATCTAAGCCGGGGCTTTATTTCAAAGCACCTTTCTTTCTGCAAGATGTTGTGAAATATGACAAAAGAATTTTGGAAGTTAATCTTGAGCCTAAAACCCTGCCAGATGTTAAGCAGAAGCAGGTTTCAGTTGATGCTTTTATCAAATATAAAATCACTGATGCACTAAAATTTTATCAGACAGTGCAGAATTATAATGGGCTTTATCAAAAAGTTGATTCCATAATGATGGCAAGCCTTAAAAATACTTTAGGTAGAATTCAATTCCAAGATTTACTCTCTGAAAAAAGAAAATCCGTAATGAATGAAATAAAAATAAATGTTTCTAGTAAAGCTGAAGAATTTGGAGTGAAAATAGTTGATTTAAGAATTAGAAGGGCTGATTTACCTCGTGAAAATTTGAATTCTATTTTCAACCGAATGATTGCAGAGCGTGAAAAAGAAGCAAAAGAATTTCGTGCAGAGGGTGAAGAACAAGCCAAAGAAATAATGTCTAGAGCTGAAAAAGAAAGAACAATTAGCCTTGCTGAAGCTAAAAGAAAATCTGAAATTTTGCGTGGTGAGGGTGATGGTGAGGCTAGTAAAATCTTCGCTGAAAGCTATGGCAAAGATGTTGATTTCTTCGCTTTTTACAGGGCTATGCAGGCTTATAAGGAATCCCTTAAAAGTGGCGATACTTCAGTTGTTCTTTCCCCTGATAGTGAATTTTTGCAATATTTTAGAAGCTTAGACCAAAATGGTTTTTGA
- the hflK gene encoding FtsH protease activity modulator HflK translates to MAWGENNKGPWGNIPNNSKKPVNPASLSGGNNNEKPQNSNGSSGSGGGNDFNKIFNIKPNNSGEIIINLRTLIILIILALVGWASTGIYKVDATEVGVVLRFGKFDRYASEGLRYHLPNPIEKVIIVKRTIINTIEVGFRKTNQGNTRFFGYNDENSDNANISSESLMITGDTNIADVSFAVQWRIKEPKDFLFEIDNPEQTIKLVAESAMREVIGKSLFAEAMTTKRAQIESEVSKIIQEILDSYNSGVEIYAVNLNDVQNPAPVMPAFLDVETAKQDRETAINKAKSYENDIVPKARGEARKIIQDAEAYKEQVISIAKGEAARFVSVYNEYAKAKDVTKRRMYLETMQQILTGTDKMIVDNSAGVLPYLPVNEIRKKK, encoded by the coding sequence ATGGCGTGGGGAGAAAATAATAAAGGCCCTTGGGGCAATATTCCAAACAACAGCAAAAAGCCCGTGAACCCTGCTTCACTATCAGGTGGAAATAACAATGAAAAGCCTCAAAATTCTAATGGCTCTTCTGGTAGTGGGGGTGGTAATGACTTTAATAAAATTTTTAACATCAAGCCAAATAATTCTGGCGAGATAATTATCAATCTTAGAACTTTAATTATTTTAATTATTCTTGCTTTAGTTGGCTGGGCAAGCACAGGAATTTACAAAGTTGATGCCACTGAAGTTGGTGTTGTGCTTAGATTTGGTAAGTTTGATAGATATGCCTCAGAAGGCTTAAGATATCACCTGCCAAACCCGATTGAGAAAGTTATAATTGTTAAAAGAACTATCATTAACACTATTGAAGTTGGCTTTAGAAAAACCAATCAAGGCAATACAAGGTTTTTTGGCTATAATGATGAAAATTCAGATAATGCCAATATTTCAAGCGAAAGCCTTATGATTACAGGCGATACTAACATTGCTGATGTAAGTTTTGCTGTGCAATGGCGAATTAAAGAGCCTAAAGATTTCCTTTTTGAAATTGATAATCCAGAGCAAACTATAAAATTAGTTGCAGAAAGTGCAATGCGTGAAGTTATTGGAAAATCTCTATTCGCAGAGGCAATGACAACTAAAAGAGCCCAAATAGAAAGTGAAGTTTCTAAAATAATTCAAGAAATTTTGGATAGTTATAATTCAGGAGTTGAAATTTATGCGGTGAATTTGAATGATGTGCAGAACCCTGCACCAGTAATGCCGGCCTTCCTTGATGTTGAAACTGCAAAACAAGATAGGGAAACCGCTATAAATAAAGCGAAATCTTATGAAAATGATATTGTGCCGAAAGCTCGTGGTGAGGCTAGAAAAATAATTCAAGATGCGGAAGCATATAAAGAGCAAGTTATCTCAATCGCAAAAGGTGAGGCCGCAAGGTTTGTTTCAGTTTATAATGAATATGCAAAGGCAAAAGATGTTACAAAAAGAAGAATGTATCTTGAAACTATGCAACAAATTTTAACCGGCACTGATAAGATGATTGTTGATAATTCTGCAGGTGTTCTGCCTTATCTGCCAGTTAATGAAATTAGAAAAAAGAAGTAA
- a CDS encoding P-loop NTPase, which produces MFFKKKPQITREEIINFVNPIFDSLRAEGLSISEENIESIIIVGDKISMIISAPQEIASKEQSDNILKIKNYLHNIISKEFPKSQVNIVFTSPKEKPAKKDDIQYNIPKPPKAKNVANIKKIIAVASGKGGVGKSTIASNLALSLANKGLSVALVDADIHGPSIAKIMNIKTEPQIVDNMMIPILSNNIKCMSMGFLLGENAPAIWRGPMITKALHQLMLGANWASDGKAVDVLIMDLPPGTGDIQLSIAQNYKIDGVILVSTPQEVAILDVKKAHSMFSKLEIPILGIIENMAYFEDSLGNKNYIFGNSAVQKFCDQNNVKLLAQIPLISDIAKICDEGLNPSSPCISILEKIEIL; this is translated from the coding sequence ATGTTTTTCAAGAAAAAACCACAAATTACTAGAGAAGAAATTATAAATTTTGTTAATCCAATTTTTGATTCGCTTCGTGCGGAAGGGCTTTCAATCTCTGAGGAAAATATCGAATCAATAATTATTGTTGGTGATAAAATTTCTATGATAATTTCTGCCCCTCAAGAGATTGCTTCAAAAGAGCAAAGCGATAATATTCTCAAAATAAAAAATTATTTGCATAATATTATTTCTAAGGAATTTCCTAAATCTCAAGTGAATATTGTTTTTACTTCACCGAAAGAAAAGCCAGCTAAGAAAGATGATATTCAATATAATATTCCAAAACCGCCAAAGGCAAAAAATGTTGCGAATATCAAGAAAATTATAGCTGTAGCTTCGGGTAAAGGCGGTGTTGGAAAATCTACGATTGCAAGTAATCTCGCTTTATCACTTGCGAATAAAGGCTTGAGTGTTGCGCTAGTTGATGCGGATATTCACGGCCCTAGCATCGCCAAAATTATGAATATAAAAACTGAGCCACAAATTGTTGATAATATGATGATTCCAATATTATCCAATAATATAAAATGTATGAGTATGGGCTTTCTGCTTGGTGAAAATGCCCCTGCAATCTGGCGTGGGCCAATGATAACAAAAGCGTTGCATCAATTAATGCTTGGTGCAAATTGGGCTTCTGATGGCAAGGCGGTTGATGTTTTAATTATGGATTTACCACCCGGCACAGGTGATATTCAGCTTTCCATCGCACAAAATTATAAAATAGATGGTGTGATTTTAGTTTCAACCCCGCAGGAAGTTGCGATTTTAGATGTGAAAAAAGCCCATTCAATGTTTAGTAAATTGGAAATTCCTATTCTTGGAATTATAGAAAATATGGCTTATTTTGAAGATTCGCTTGGCAATAAAAATTATATCTTCGGTAATAGTGCAGTGCAGAAATTTTGCGATCAAAATAATGTAAAATTACTCGCCCAAATTCCGCTAATTTCTGATATCGCAAAAATTTGTGATGAAGGCTTAAACCCCTCAAGCCCTTGCATTTCTATTTTAGAGAAGATTGAGATTTTATAA
- a CDS encoding NAD(P)-dependent oxidoreductase: MSKKFLVTGVTGYVGSKLAKKLISENYEVIAIKRPSSSLKNILEIQDKITLYDYDGTINSIEKIFTENKNISAVFHIASWYLRDHKPENINDLISSNIIFSNNLIEAATNNNCLKFVNTTSFTEFGLDGNYNPDSLYSSTKKAFREILEYYTKCRNISAITLVLYDNYGVDDNRKKLFWLLDDAYKNNRKIDFTEGLQKLSPVYIDDAINGYLKAFELLDDKDFQNKNLLYFLASEVFSLREIVEKYIKITGKEVSINWGAIDYRNNQIMTPYIGEILPNWKPKILLEEGLKLL; the protein is encoded by the coding sequence ATGAGTAAGAAGTTTTTAGTTACAGGTGTAACAGGTTATGTTGGAAGTAAATTAGCAAAAAAGCTAATTTCAGAAAATTATGAAGTTATAGCAATCAAAAGGCCTTCTTCTAGTCTAAAAAACATATTAGAAATTCAAGATAAAATAACACTTTACGATTATGATGGCACAATAAATTCAATAGAAAAAATTTTTACTGAAAATAAAAATATTTCAGCCGTTTTTCATATTGCAAGCTGGTATTTGAGAGATCATAAACCTGAAAATATTAATGATTTGATAAGTAGCAATATTATCTTTTCAAATAATTTAATTGAAGCTGCAACCAATAATAATTGCCTAAAATTTGTTAATACAACTTCTTTTACCGAGTTTGGTCTAGATGGAAATTATAACCCCGATAGCTTGTATAGCTCTACAAAAAAAGCATTTAGAGAAATATTGGAATATTACACAAAATGTAGGAATATAAGTGCTATAACTTTGGTTTTATATGATAATTATGGCGTAGATGATAATCGTAAAAAGCTTTTTTGGCTGCTAGATGATGCATATAAAAATAATAGAAAAATTGATTTTACTGAAGGTCTTCAAAAACTAAGCCCAGTTTATATTGACGATGCTATAAATGGCTATTTGAAAGCCTTTGAGTTGCTTGATGATAAAGATTTTCAAAATAAAAATTTATTATATTTTTTAGCTTCTGAAGTTTTTTCTCTAAGAGAAATTGTTGAAAAATATATTAAAATTACTGGAAAAGAAGTTTCTATCAATTGGGGTGCAATAGATTATCGTAATAACCAAATAATGACACCTTACATAGGTGAAATTCTGCCAAATTGGAAACCAAAAATTCTTCTAGAAGAAGGCTTAAAGCTATTATAA